A genomic region of Luteibacter aegosomatissinici contains the following coding sequences:
- the pgaC gene encoding poly-beta-1,6-N-acetyl-D-glucosamine synthase, with protein MNSGVLHFLLEFAFYYPLAMSLVWMSGGVIYYFRWERNEPLRVKPPELAEYPMVTLVVPCHNEGEQVRETIAHLASQQWPNFEIIAINDGSTDDTGAQLDQLLDQYPKLRVIHMASNQGKAMGLRAAALASNADFLVCVDGDALLDDFATHWMVSHMLDSPRVAAVTGNPRIRNRSTLLGKLQVGEFSSIIGLIKRAQRVYGRIFTVSGVIACFRKSALHDVGYWSTDMVTEDIDVSWRLQMRHWEIRYEPNALCWILMPETVRGLWKQRLRWAQGGSEVLLRYTGKLMAWRQRRMWPVAFEYFTSLLWSYTMGTIITLWALGHFIQLPPSLYIDTLLPQWHGVVLGIICLLQFGISLLVDRRYETRIGRNYYWMIWYPLIYWILNTATSIVALPKAIMKRKGTRAVWVSPDRGLR; from the coding sequence ATGAATTCAGGGGTGCTGCACTTCCTGCTGGAATTCGCGTTCTACTACCCGCTGGCGATGTCGCTGGTGTGGATGAGTGGTGGGGTCATCTATTACTTCCGCTGGGAGCGGAATGAACCCCTGCGGGTGAAGCCGCCCGAGCTGGCCGAGTACCCCATGGTGACCCTGGTGGTGCCCTGCCATAACGAGGGGGAACAGGTGCGCGAAACCATCGCCCACCTGGCCTCGCAACAGTGGCCCAACTTCGAGATCATCGCGATCAACGATGGCTCCACCGATGATACCGGCGCGCAGCTGGACCAGCTGCTGGACCAGTACCCAAAGCTGCGCGTGATCCACATGGCCTCCAACCAGGGCAAGGCCATGGGGCTGCGTGCTGCCGCCCTCGCCTCCAACGCCGATTTCCTGGTGTGCGTGGATGGCGATGCGTTGCTGGATGACTTCGCCACGCACTGGATGGTCTCGCACATGCTGGATAGCCCGCGCGTGGCCGCGGTGACCGGCAACCCGCGTATCCGCAACCGTTCCACGCTGCTCGGCAAGCTCCAGGTCGGCGAGTTCTCTTCCATCATCGGGCTGATCAAGCGCGCCCAGCGCGTGTATGGCCGCATCTTCACGGTATCGGGCGTCATCGCCTGCTTCCGCAAGAGCGCCCTGCACGATGTGGGCTACTGGAGCACCGATATGGTCACGGAGGACATCGACGTGAGCTGGCGGCTGCAGATGCGCCACTGGGAAATCCGTTACGAACCCAACGCACTGTGCTGGATCCTCATGCCCGAGACGGTACGCGGCCTGTGGAAGCAGCGCCTGCGCTGGGCGCAGGGCGGCTCCGAAGTGCTGCTGCGTTACACCGGGAAGCTAATGGCTTGGCGCCAGCGGCGCATGTGGCCAGTGGCGTTCGAGTACTTCACCAGCCTGCTGTGGTCGTACACCATGGGCACCATCATCACGCTCTGGGCGCTGGGTCACTTCATCCAGCTGCCGCCCTCTCTGTATATCGATACCCTGCTACCGCAGTGGCATGGCGTCGTGCTGGGCATCATCTGCCTGCTTCAGTTCGGCATCAGCCTGCTGGTCGATCGCCGCTACGAAACACGCATCGGCCGCAACTACTACTGGATGATCTGGTACCCGCTTATCTACTGGATCCTCAACACCGCCACGTCCATCGTCGCGTTGCCCAAGGCCATCATGAAGCGCAAGGGCACGCGCGCCGTTTGGGTCAGCCCGGACCGGGGCCTGCGATGA
- the pgaD gene encoding poly-beta-1,6-N-acetyl-D-glucosamine biosynthesis protein PgaD: protein MKAEAIVIQRPERQSTAQKAMFGLVTVTLWVAWAFLWLPLVTLGAWAYGIRDAMTQLHLMDPITDGGDIHIVLIVAFATAAIFTAWSGYNYARFVGKQKRRGNSPVGVAETAAKIGAHTDEAVRLQGSRRAVVSVADDGFMTLKESR, encoded by the coding sequence ATGAAAGCCGAAGCCATTGTTATCCAGCGGCCCGAACGCCAAAGCACTGCGCAGAAAGCCATGTTCGGCCTGGTCACCGTCACCTTGTGGGTGGCCTGGGCCTTCCTGTGGCTACCGCTGGTCACCCTGGGCGCGTGGGCCTACGGCATCCGGGATGCCATGACCCAACTGCACCTGATGGACCCGATCACCGATGGCGGCGATATCCACATCGTGCTGATCGTGGCCTTTGCGACTGCCGCCATCTTCACAGCCTGGTCGGGCTACAACTACGCCCGTTTCGTCGGCAAACAGAAACGTCGCGGCAACTCGCCCGTGGGCGTGGCCGAAACAGCAGCGAAGATCGGCGCCCACACCGACGAAGCCGTACGCCTGCAAGGCTCGCGCCGTGCCGTCGTGAGCGTAGCGGACGATGGCTTCATGACCCTGAAGGAATCTCGTTAG